The window GAGAGACGATTCTCCCATTGGCGGCGGCGCAAGACTATAAAAGAGCGGGTAATGGAGATAGCGGCCCCAACACAGGCGGTATGGGAGCGTGCTCTCCTGTTCCGTCTTTTAGCACTGCTATGCAAACCCGCGCTATGGAGACTATTATCACCCCCACCATCAGGGCCATGAAAGAACAGGGTATGCCATTCACAGGTATTCTCTATGCTGGCTTGATGCTCACGAATGATGGCCCTCGTTTAATTGAGTTTAATGTACGCTTTGGTGACCCTGAGTGTCAGGTTTTGATGATGCGGTTGCAATCAGATTTGCTTACGGCATTAAATGCTGCCGTGGATGGCACACTGCACGAGATTTCTTTGGAGTGGCGGCAAGAGGCAGCTCTTACGGTGGTTATGGCCTCCGAAGGTTATCCCGGGACTTATAAGAAAGACACATCCATCAGGGGATTAGAAAAAACAGCAACCCTTGAGGGGGTTGAGGTTTTTCATGCTGCAACAACCCTTGATGAGGCAGGGATGGTGCGTGCTACAGGAGGACGGGTTCTCAACATAACGGCTTGTGGAAAAACCCTTGAAGAGGCCCGAAGCCGCGCTTATGAGGCCATCCGGCCTATTGACTGGCCACAAGGATTTTATCGCACCGACATTGGCCATCGCTCTTTGAAGTCATAGCGCTCTCGCCCATCAGGACCGGATGGCTTATACTGAAAGGTAGAAAAATAATCGAGGAAAGAACCAACCATGGCCGCCACCCGACAGGAGCAGTTCACAGGAACCCAAGACGTATCGGCCACTCACCGCTTTGATGAACAACGTCTTGATGACTATCTGGCTGCACACATAGAAAATTACGAAGGCCCTTTAACGGTGCGTCAGTTTAAAGGGGGGCAATCTAACCCTACCTATCAGTTGGTGACCCCTAAACAGAAATATGTGCTGCGCCGTAAACCTTCCGGAAAATTGTTGCCTTCAGCTCATGCGGTAGACAGAGAGTTCCGTATCATCAGCGCACTTTATAACACAGACTTTCCGGTTCCACGTCCTTACTGTCTGTGTGAGGACGATGACATCATCGACACTATGTTTTATGTGATGGATATGGTGGAAGGGCGAATTTTCTGGGATCTTACATTACCGGACGAAAGCCGTGATTCTCGCGCTGCTATTTTTGATGCCAAAAACAAAACTCTGGCGCAACTTCACATGTTGGACTACGAAATAATGGGCCTGACGGATTTCGGCAAACCGGGCAATTATTTTGCTCGTCAAATTTCACGTTGGACAAAACAATATCAAGCCTCTGAAACAGAGAGGA of the Parvularculales bacterium genome contains:
- the purD gene encoding phosphoribosylamine--glycine ligase, with protein sequence MNVLVIGGGGREHALCWALSKSPVLEALYCAPGNSGIATLAQCMPLDGEQPDAVIGFCREHHIHLVIIGPEAPLAIGLKDKLEAAGVSAFGPTAAAAQLETSKSFTRALCDTYGIPGAAWRQFDNRDSAKAYVDTQPLPLVIKADGLAAGKGVIIAPDEATALSAIDDMFDGAFGEGSQRIVIEEYLTGEEVSLFALCDGETILPLAAAQDYKRAGNGDSGPNTGGMGACSPVPSFSTAMQTRAMETIITPTIRAMKEQGMPFTGILYAGLMLTNDGPRLIEFNVRFGDPECQVLMMRLQSDLLTALNAAVDGTLHEISLEWRQEAALTVVMASEGYPGTYKKDTSIRGLEKTATLEGVEVFHAATTLDEAGMVRATGGRVLNITACGKTLEEARSRAYEAIRPIDWPQGFYRTDIGHRSLKS
- a CDS encoding phosphotransferase — its product is MAATRQEQFTGTQDVSATHRFDEQRLDDYLAAHIENYEGPLTVRQFKGGQSNPTYQLVTPKQKYVLRRKPSGKLLPSAHAVDREFRIISALYNTDFPVPRPYCLCEDDDIIDTMFYVMDMVEGRIFWDLTLPDESRDSRAAIFDAKNKTLAQLHMLDYEIMGLTDFGKPGNYFARQISRWTKQYQASETERIEAMNKLIEWLPNNIPDDDTTTIVHGDYRLDNMIIHPAESRVIAVLDWELSTLGNPLADFSYHLMSWIMPAGDGNKGLAESDLPALGIPTIEEYTRLYCERTGRDGLGNIDFYLAYNFFRIAGILQGIVGRVRDGTAASEHAEQNAARVRPLAEAGWLYAQKAGAM